One genomic region from Leptolyngbyaceae cyanobacterium JSC-12 encodes:
- a CDS encoding DNA topoisomerase I, bacterial (IMG reference gene:2510094786~PFAM: Toprim domain; DNA topoisomerase~TIGRFAM: DNA topoisomerase I, bacterial) codes for MSTLVIVESPTKARTIRNYLPAGYRVEASMGHVRDLPQSASEIPASVKGEKWAQLGVNVNENFEPLYVVPQDKKKVVKELKDALKQADELVLATDEDREGESISWHLLQLLQPKVPIKRMVFHEITQEAIQEAIQNCREVDERLVRAQETRRILDRLVGYTLSPLLWKKIAFGLSAGRVQSVAVRLLVVRERQRRAFRKGTYWDLKATLEAQGNSAEAQGSFEAKLVTLNGVKVASGSDFDETTGQVAAGRNVVLLSEADARALQDRIRDRPWTVTNLEERPVVRKPSPPFTTSTLQQEANRKLGLSARDTMRVAQSLYEQGYITYMRTDSVNLSKQAIAAARACVEEKYGIEYLSPQPRQYSTKSKGAQEAHEAIRPAGNTFRTPQQTGLKDREFRLYDLIWKRTIATQMAEARQTNITVQIQVEDAGFRASGKRIDFPGFFRAYVEGSDDPDAAIEDQEVILPTLRVGDVPICTDLEAIGHETQPPARYTEASLVKTLESEGIGRPSTYASIIGTIIDRGYAQMVGNALVPTFTAFAVTSLLEQHFPDLVDTSFTARMEETLDDISTGEVDYLPYLKEFYLGDSGLETQVKNRESQIDPNEARTIELEDLDAKVRIGRYGAFLEVEGDEGTVKASIPKDLTPSDLDPDQVEILLRQKTEGPDKVGFHPETGEPIYVLIGAYGPYVQLGDITEDNPKPKRASLPKGVTPDDVTLEQAVGLLSLPRLLGVHPETGAKIQAGLGRFGPYIVHDQGKDGKEYRSLKAGDDVLTIDLERALAILAEPKTGRGRRAAAKPLRELGVHPTDNEPINIYDGPYGPYIKHGKVNASLPEGETVEGITLEAAIKAIAVKASSKKSTKSSKSSKSSSKKAAAATDDEATESTPETNPETKTGDKKAAKKSTTKRSTSTSKTTAKKTTGKRTTTTKAAS; via the coding sequence ATGTCAACCCTTGTCATTGTTGAATCTCCAACCAAAGCCCGAACCATTCGGAATTACCTCCCCGCAGGCTATCGGGTTGAGGCATCAATGGGTCATGTGCGGGACCTGCCCCAATCGGCAAGTGAGATTCCAGCAAGTGTGAAAGGTGAAAAGTGGGCACAGCTAGGTGTCAATGTCAATGAAAACTTTGAGCCGTTATATGTTGTCCCACAAGACAAAAAGAAAGTTGTCAAAGAATTAAAAGATGCCCTGAAACAGGCAGACGAACTGGTTCTGGCAACGGACGAAGACCGCGAGGGAGAGAGCATTAGTTGGCACTTGTTGCAGTTGCTTCAACCGAAAGTGCCAATCAAACGTATGGTATTTCACGAGATCACGCAGGAAGCGATTCAGGAAGCTATCCAGAACTGCCGCGAAGTTGATGAACGCTTGGTTCGTGCTCAAGAAACCCGCCGAATCCTGGATCGATTAGTAGGTTATACGCTTTCACCCTTGCTGTGGAAGAAGATTGCCTTTGGGTTATCGGCTGGACGGGTGCAATCTGTAGCGGTGCGGTTGTTAGTAGTACGAGAACGTCAGCGTCGAGCCTTCCGTAAAGGGACTTATTGGGATCTCAAAGCCACACTGGAAGCACAAGGAAATAGTGCTGAAGCGCAGGGATCGTTTGAGGCAAAATTGGTTACCCTTAATGGAGTCAAAGTCGCTTCTGGTAGTGATTTTGATGAAACTACAGGGCAGGTGGCGGCTGGGCGAAATGTAGTACTCTTGAGCGAAGCCGATGCTAGAGCCTTACAAGATCGAATCCGCGATCGCCCCTGGACGGTTACGAACCTAGAAGAACGCCCTGTGGTTCGCAAGCCTTCGCCCCCCTTCACAACCTCGACCTTGCAACAAGAAGCCAACCGCAAATTAGGACTCTCAGCTCGAGACACTATGCGAGTTGCTCAAAGTTTGTATGAACAGGGCTACATTACCTACATGCGAACGGACTCAGTGAATCTCTCAAAACAAGCGATTGCTGCTGCCCGTGCCTGTGTTGAAGAAAAATACGGGATAGAATACCTCAGCCCCCAACCACGCCAATACTCCACTAAATCTAAAGGTGCACAGGAAGCTCACGAAGCTATCCGCCCTGCTGGTAACACCTTTCGCACGCCGCAACAAACCGGACTCAAAGATCGGGAATTTCGCCTGTATGACTTGATCTGGAAACGAACCATTGCCACTCAGATGGCGGAAGCCCGCCAAACCAATATCACGGTGCAAATCCAGGTAGAAGATGCTGGCTTCCGTGCCAGTGGCAAACGGATCGATTTTCCAGGCTTCTTCCGGGCTTATGTGGAAGGTTCGGATGATCCGGATGCCGCAATTGAAGATCAAGAGGTAATCTTGCCAACCTTGCGCGTGGGAGACGTGCCAATCTGCACTGATCTGGAAGCGATCGGGCACGAAACACAGCCCCCCGCTCGCTACACGGAAGCCTCTCTTGTTAAGACACTGGAAAGTGAAGGAATTGGTCGTCCCAGCACTTATGCAAGTATTATCGGTACTATCATTGATCGAGGTTACGCTCAGATGGTTGGTAATGCCCTGGTTCCCACCTTCACAGCGTTCGCAGTCACCTCTCTCCTGGAGCAGCATTTTCCTGACCTGGTAGATACCAGTTTTACTGCTCGCATGGAGGAAACCCTCGACGATATTTCCACGGGCGAAGTAGATTACCTCCCCTATTTGAAGGAGTTTTATCTGGGTGATAGTGGGCTAGAAACCCAAGTAAAGAATCGGGAAAGCCAGATTGATCCCAACGAAGCTCGCACTATTGAACTGGAAGATCTGGATGCCAAGGTCAGAATTGGGCGCTATGGGGCTTTTTTGGAAGTTGAAGGAGATGAAGGAACAGTTAAAGCCTCTATCCCAAAAGATTTGACGCCCTCTGATTTAGATCCTGACCAAGTTGAAATACTTCTGCGACAGAAAACCGAAGGTCCTGATAAGGTAGGATTCCATCCTGAAACAGGTGAGCCGATTTATGTACTGATTGGTGCCTATGGACCCTATGTGCAATTAGGGGATATCACAGAAGACAATCCCAAGCCTAAACGGGCATCCCTACCAAAGGGTGTAACACCCGATGATGTGACCCTGGAACAGGCAGTGGGATTGCTATCGCTGCCACGGCTCTTAGGAGTTCATCCTGAAACAGGCGCAAAAATCCAGGCGGGTTTGGGTCGTTTCGGTCCTTACATTGTTCATGATCAGGGCAAAGATGGTAAAGAATATCGTTCTCTCAAAGCTGGAGATGATGTTTTGACTATAGATTTGGAGCGGGCACTGGCAATTTTGGCTGAACCCAAAACAGGGCGGGGTCGGCGAGCTGCTGCCAAGCCATTGCGTGAATTGGGTGTCCACCCAACTGATAATGAACCGATTAATATTTACGATGGTCCTTATGGTCCTTACATTAAGCATGGCAAGGTGAATGCCTCTCTGCCAGAGGGAGAAACTGTGGAAGGAATTACGCTGGAGGCAGCGATAAAGGCGATCGCAGTGAAAGCAAGCTCCAAGAAATCGACCAAATCAAGCAAGTCGAGCAAGTCTTCCAGTAAAAAGGCAGCAGCAGCAACTGACGACGAGGCAACAGAATCTACACCTGAAACAAACCCTGAAACGAAAACGGGCGACAAGAAAGCGGCTAAGAAATCTACAACAAAGCGATCAACTTCCACCAGCAAAACCACTGCTAAGAAGACTACTGGTAAACGGACAACAACGACCAAAGCGGCTTCTTAA
- a CDS encoding hypothetical protein (IMG reference gene:2510094787) — protein sequence MAKTNGTKTPRATTKPIAQSRPAIAKLEEPGLQEELTSDEDFEGEDLDNEDVRDEGSASPDVLSSIQDIDECLNTLKALLSAVEKLQKVRQDIGDIKPLLIRMLDGEVVSGDDLEQLKAGVAGLFRLVKAYSEHQTALANAQPARTLLDQVLKPAGKSS from the coding sequence ATGGCAAAAACAAACGGAACCAAAACACCACGAGCCACGACCAAGCCAATAGCCCAATCTAGGCCTGCGATCGCAAAACTGGAAGAGCCTGGGTTACAAGAAGAACTGACTAGCGATGAAGACTTCGAGGGCGAAGACTTAGATAACGAGGACGTTAGAGATGAGGGGTCGGCATCCCCAGACGTTTTATCTAGCATCCAGGATATTGATGAGTGCTTGAACACGTTGAAAGCCTTACTCAGCGCGGTTGAAAAGCTCCAAAAAGTGCGGCAAGACATTGGTGATATTAAACCCTTACTGATCCGAATGCTGGATGGAGAGGTGGTCTCTGGCGACGACCTGGAACAACTTAAAGCTGGAGTTGCCGGTTTGTTTCGTTTGGTTAAAGCCTACAGTGAGCACCAAACAGCTCTTGCAAACGCCCAACCTGCCAGAACCTTACTCGATCAAGTATTGAAACCCGCCGGAAAAAGCTCTTAG
- a CDS encoding calcium/proton exchanger Cax (IMG reference gene:2510094784~PFAM: Sodium/calcium exchanger protein~TIGRFAM: calcium/proton exchanger; calcium/proton exchanger (cax)) produces the protein MPTKNLISIGLLIFVPFSIAADKLEWGALTVFGLSAIAIVPLAIWLSTATEEIAVSLGPSIGGLLNAVFGNATELIIAIVALKEGLVDIVKASITGTIISNLLLVMGLSMFLGGLRYKEQEFKPVVARVNGSTMTLAVIAIVLPATVITTSNVVEPGAIENLSLFVAAVLIIVYAFTLLFSLKTHSYLYDVSVVELEGEVTPTNETHSEHSKPNLWLWVGILVAATVGVAIVSEIFVGAVEEATAGLGLTPLFTGVILLPLVGGAAEYVTAVRVALKNNMDLSVSVAMGSSLLVALLVAPVLVIIGYVITQPMDLNFNLFEVVAVAIAVIIANLISLDGRSNWLEGMLLLATYAILGAAFYFHPV, from the coding sequence ATGCCGACCAAAAACCTGATTTCCATTGGACTGCTAATTTTTGTCCCGTTCTCCATCGCGGCTGACAAGTTAGAGTGGGGCGCGTTGACTGTATTTGGATTGTCAGCGATTGCAATTGTGCCATTGGCAATCTGGCTGAGTACAGCCACCGAAGAAATTGCCGTAAGTTTGGGACCCTCGATTGGCGGTTTATTAAATGCAGTGTTTGGCAATGCAACTGAGTTGATTATTGCGATCGTTGCACTTAAAGAAGGACTGGTAGATATCGTTAAGGCAAGTATCACGGGCACAATCATCAGTAACTTATTACTTGTTATGGGGCTTTCTATGTTCCTGGGTGGATTACGCTACAAAGAACAGGAATTTAAGCCTGTCGTTGCACGAGTGAATGGCTCCACTATGACCCTTGCCGTGATCGCGATCGTCCTGCCTGCTACCGTCATTACTACCTCCAACGTTGTAGAGCCGGGCGCGATTGAAAACCTGTCCCTATTTGTAGCGGCAGTTTTGATCATCGTCTATGCCTTCACGTTGCTGTTTTCCCTCAAGACCCACAGTTACCTCTACGACGTGAGTGTGGTGGAACTGGAAGGTGAAGTAACTCCAACGAACGAAACACACAGCGAACACAGCAAACCCAATCTTTGGTTGTGGGTCGGTATTTTAGTGGCAGCAACAGTGGGTGTGGCGATCGTCTCGGAAATTTTTGTTGGAGCGGTAGAAGAAGCGACTGCCGGCTTAGGATTGACTCCCCTGTTTACCGGCGTTATTTTGCTGCCACTCGTAGGTGGTGCGGCAGAATACGTTACGGCTGTTCGGGTTGCCTTAAAAAACAACATGGATTTATCGGTTTCAGTGGCAATGGGGTCAAGCCTCCTGGTGGCATTGCTCGTGGCTCCGGTTTTGGTAATTATTGGCTATGTAATTACTCAGCCGATGGATTTGAATTTCAATCTGTTTGAAGTAGTTGCTGTTGCGATCGCTGTGATTATTGCCAACCTGATCAGCCTGGATGGGCGATCGAA
- a CDS encoding hypothetical protein (IMG reference gene:2510094790): protein MYYLPEPPYFLLFAALFASIVSGAAFEAVLKQSVQSWSKNRSTCILANLQGVQLLLPFLGIAVGSCVFLSSGMTIFGFPAQLAYLISIPLTAGTALLVWSQLGKILLQLEQGGSQALDLDSFV from the coding sequence ATGTATTATCTTCCTGAACCACCTTATTTCTTGTTGTTTGCTGCATTGTTTGCCAGCATTGTTTCAGGCGCAGCATTTGAAGCCGTCTTAAAGCAATCGGTGCAAAGCTGGTCTAAAAATCGCTCGACTTGCATCCTGGCAAATCTCCAAGGAGTGCAATTGCTTCTGCCATTCCTGGGCATTGCAGTTGGCTCCTGTGTATTTCTATCGTCTGGGATGACTATTTTCGGATTTCCAGCTCAACTTGCATATTTGATTTCGATCCCGTTAACGGCTGGAACTGCCTTGCTGGTATGGTCGCAACTGGGCAAAATTCTATTACAGCTTGAACAAGGTGGCTCTCAAGCTCTGGATTTAGACTCATTTGTTTAG
- a CDS encoding L-alanine dehydrogenase (IMG reference gene:2510094789~PFAM: Alanine dehydrogenase/PNT, C-terminal domain; Alanine dehydrogenase/PNT, N-terminal domain~TIGRFAM: alanine dehydrogenase), whose product MRIGVPKETKDQEFRVGLSPGSVRSLTERGHQVLVETGAGTGAGFSDVDYIQAGAAIADTAKTAWEQDLIIKVKEPLPPEYEFLQKGQLLFTYLHLAADRRLTEHLLDCGVTAIAYETVELPDRRLPLLAPMSVIAGRLSVQFGARYLERQQGGRGVLLGGIPGVKPGKVVILGGGVVGTEAARIAVGMGAQVTILDVNVDRLSYLESIFGSRVELLYSSTAQIESVVPEADLLIGAVLVLAQKAPILVSRKLVQQMRPGSVIVDVAVDQGGCIETVRPTSHSQPTYIEEGVVHYGVPNMPGAVPWTATQALNNSTLPYVLNLANFGMAALDKDPVLAKGLNVQNHHLIHPAVQQVFPDLVR is encoded by the coding sequence ATGCGGATTGGTGTACCAAAGGAAACCAAAGATCAAGAATTTCGGGTTGGTTTAAGTCCTGGGAGTGTGCGATCGCTTACTGAGCGGGGACACCAGGTGCTTGTGGAAACGGGTGCTGGGACCGGTGCTGGCTTTTCCGATGTGGATTATATCCAGGCTGGAGCCGCGATCGCTGATACGGCAAAAACTGCCTGGGAGCAAGACTTGATTATCAAAGTCAAAGAACCTTTGCCACCAGAGTACGAATTTTTGCAAAAAGGGCAATTGCTGTTTACTTATCTGCATTTAGCCGCTGATCGCCGCTTAACTGAGCATTTATTGGATTGTGGCGTAACTGCGATCGCCTACGAGACTGTCGAACTGCCTGATCGCCGTTTACCGCTGCTGGCACCCATGAGTGTGATTGCTGGACGGCTCTCAGTGCAGTTTGGCGCACGTTATCTGGAGCGGCAACAAGGCGGACGCGGCGTACTCCTGGGGGGAATTCCAGGCGTGAAACCTGGCAAAGTTGTGATTTTGGGGGGGGGGGTAGTTGGAACTGAGGCGGCTCGGATTGCGGTTGGCATGGGTGCTCAAGTAACGATTCTGGATGTAAATGTCGATCGCCTCTCGTATCTTGAATCTATTTTTGGTTCACGGGTTGAACTGCTTTATAGCAGCACTGCTCAAATCGAATCGGTTGTTCCTGAGGCGGATTTATTAATTGGCGCAGTCCTGGTTTTGGCACAGAAAGCCCCTATTCTGGTTTCTCGCAAGTTGGTTCAGCAAATGCGCCCTGGTTCCGTAATCGTGGATGTTGCAGTGGATCAAGGCGGCTGCATCGAAACAGTACGTCCTACGTCCCACTCCCAGCCCACTTATATTGAAGAAGGTGTAGTGCATTATGGCGTTCCAAACATGCCAGGCGCGGTTCCCTGGACAGCAACTCAAGCACTCAATAACAGTACGCTGCCTTATGTCCTCAATTTGGCAAATTTTGGTATGGCAGCCCTTGATAAAGACCCAGTTCTGGCGAAAGGCTTAAATGTGCAGAACCATCACTTGATTCATCCTGCTGTACAGCAAGTCTTTCCAGATCTGGTGCGGTGA
- a CDS encoding pyrroloquinoline quinone (coenzyme PQQ) biosynthesis protein C (IMG reference gene:2510094788~PFAM: TENA/THI-4/PQQC family~TIGRFAM: coenzyme PQQ biosynthesis protein C): MVLREQLQSIVEQKHLLKHPFYVAWTEGKLTREHLKHYAIQYFQNVLAFPTYVSAVHFNTPHFGTSIAVRQEILENLIEEERGNQNHPELWRRFAISLGATDTELTDTPALPTTTNLVSTFRNICLNTPFYAGLAALYAYESQIPSVATTKIDGLKRFYGMTDANEYRFFTVHQSADEYHSAAELKLIEEHADTAEKQSEVLKAAAQAADALWQFLDGVYEAYCQDVKAEMAIA; the protein is encoded by the coding sequence ATGGTGCTTCGTGAACAGTTGCAGTCTATTGTTGAACAAAAGCATCTGCTTAAACATCCCTTCTACGTTGCTTGGACAGAAGGCAAACTCACCCGTGAGCATCTGAAGCACTACGCAATTCAGTACTTTCAGAACGTGCTGGCATTCCCGACCTATGTCAGCGCTGTGCATTTTAACACTCCGCACTTTGGTACCTCGATCGCGGTTCGGCAAGAAATTCTCGAAAACCTGATTGAAGAAGAGCGCGGCAATCAAAACCATCCCGAATTGTGGCGTAGATTTGCAATCTCTCTGGGCGCAACCGATACCGAACTAACTGATACCCCAGCATTACCGACGACAACCAATCTGGTATCTACTTTCCGCAACATTTGCTTGAACACTCCTTTCTATGCAGGACTTGCTGCCCTATATGCGTATGAGTCCCAGATTCCGTCCGTTGCTACTACTAAGATTGATGGGCTAAAGCGGTTTTACGGCATGACCGATGCTAACGAGTATCGTTTCTTCACCGTGCATCAATCAGCCGATGAGTACCATTCTGCGGCAGAGCTGAAACTGATTGAGGAACACGCTGACACAGCCGAAAAACAGTCCGAAGTGCTAAAAGCGGCCGCCCAAGCGGCTGACGCATTATGGCAATTTTTGGATGGCGTGTATGAGGCTTACTGCCAGGATGTGAAAGCTGAAATGGCGATCGCGTAA
- a CDS encoding NADH dehydrogenase subunit N (IMG reference gene:2510094785~PFAM: NADH-Ubiquinone/plastoquinone (complex I), various chains~TIGRFAM: proton-translocating NADH-quinone oxidoreductase, chain N), translated as MDLASLAAQLNTGTILPELIVTTTLMIVVVGDLIVGRTASSRWTPYLSIAGLLAAIAALYLQWDISNPISFLGSLNSDALSVVFRGIIALSAAVTILMSVRYVEQSGTALAEFITILLTATLGGMFLSGANELVMIFVSLETLSISSYLLTGYTKRDPRSNEAALKYLLIGASSSAIFLYGSSLLYGLSGGETNLGAIATSVAQAGLGESIGMIIALVFVIAGIAFKIAAVPFHQWTPDVYEGSPTPVVAFLSVGSKAAGFALAIRLLVTAFPLLTDQWQFVLTALAILSMILGNVVALAQTSMKRLLAYSSIGQAGFVMIGLVVGTQDGYASMIFYLIAYLFMNLGAFTCVILFSLRTGTDQISEYAGLYQKDPLLTLGLSICLLSLGGIPPLVGFFGKIYLFWAGWQAGAYGLVLLGLVTSVISIYYYIRVVKAMVVKEPQEMSEVVKNYPEIRWDLPGMRPLQVGIVLSLVATSIAGILSNPLFTLANDSVAKTPILQPPTISQQSAVKPQQALMSLEHRELKL; from the coding sequence ATGGATCTCGCCAGTCTTGCTGCCCAGTTAAATACCGGAACCATTCTGCCTGAACTGATTGTCACTACCACTCTGATGATTGTGGTAGTTGGTGATTTGATTGTTGGACGAACGGCTTCCTCCCGCTGGACTCCGTATCTTTCCATTGCTGGGCTACTGGCAGCGATCGCTGCTTTATACCTGCAATGGGATATTTCTAATCCGATTTCCTTCCTGGGAAGTCTTAATAGTGATGCTCTTAGCGTTGTCTTTCGCGGGATTATTGCCCTGTCTGCGGCTGTCACCATTTTGATGTCAGTTCGGTATGTTGAGCAGTCAGGCACAGCTCTGGCGGAATTCATCACAATCTTACTGACCGCAACTCTGGGAGGGATGTTCCTTTCTGGAGCCAATGAGCTAGTCATGATCTTTGTTTCTTTGGAGACGTTGAGTATTTCGTCTTATTTGTTGACGGGGTATACAAAACGGGATCCCCGCTCTAATGAAGCAGCGTTGAAATACTTGCTCATTGGTGCGTCTAGTTCCGCTATTTTTCTCTATGGCAGTTCGCTGCTTTATGGATTGTCTGGTGGAGAAACAAATTTGGGGGCGATCGCAACCAGTGTGGCGCAAGCTGGATTAGGCGAATCCATTGGGATGATAATTGCCCTGGTATTTGTAATTGCTGGGATTGCGTTCAAAATTGCTGCGGTTCCATTTCATCAGTGGACACCAGACGTTTATGAAGGCTCACCTACACCCGTTGTGGCGTTTCTATCGGTTGGTTCCAAAGCCGCAGGTTTTGCTCTGGCAATTCGTCTCCTGGTAACTGCATTCCCTCTCTTAACCGATCAGTGGCAATTTGTGTTAACAGCATTAGCAATTCTTAGCATGATTTTGGGGAATGTAGTTGCCCTGGCGCAAACTAGCATGAAGCGGCTACTAGCATATTCCTCGATTGGACAGGCTGGCTTTGTAATGATTGGGCTGGTTGTCGGAACGCAAGACGGCTATGCCAGCATGATTTTTTATCTGATTGCTTATCTGTTCATGAATCTGGGGGCTTTTACTTGCGTGATTTTGTTCTCGCTTCGTACAGGAACCGATCAAATCAGTGAATATGCTGGACTTTACCAAAAAGATCCCCTGCTGACACTGGGCTTAAGCATTTGTCTATTGTCCCTGGGGGGAATTCCACCGCTAGTGGGCTTCTTCGGCAAAATTTACCTATTCTGGGCAGGTTGGCAGGCTGGAGCCTACGGGCTGGTGCTTCTAGGATTGGTAACCAGCGTCATCTCCATCTACTACTACATCCGAGTGGTGAAGGCGATGGTGGTTAAGGAACCGCAAGAGATGTCTGAGGTGGTAAAAAACTATCCCGAAATTCGTTGGGATCTTCCTGGAATGCGCCCCTTGCAGGTGGGGATTGTGTTGAGTTTGGTGGCAACATCGATCGCTGGAATCCTTTCCAATCCGTTGTTCACGCTTGCCAATGATTCCGTTGCAAAAACTCCGATTCTTCAGCCACCTACCATCAGTCAGCAGTCTGCCGTGAAGCCGCAACAAGCGTTGATGTCTCTGGAGCATCGAGAGTTGAAGCTGTAA
- a CDS encoding tetratricopeptide repeat protein (IMG reference gene:2510094791~PFAM: Tetratricopeptide repeat): MQVWRGSHAGLLSTLLLGGSVLVSTMPVWANPFVQPIQVAQNASQTAEAAVNQGLQFIQQGKLNEAIAAFRRAGQLDPKMAAAHYNLGLALRQQGQLQPAASAFYQATQADPQFALAYANLGAALLEGNNVAQARDYLKRAIELDPKLGLAYYNLGLALEQQRAYDQAAIAFKRSSELSPNAPEPAYHLGLVYLQQGKDSEAFSAFQQAIRINPRYAEAHYNLGSLQFKQGKLEEALNSFRKSAEANSNYANAYYAAGLVFIKQGKYKDAQVVLRYAKDLYVKQGNQQWAAKAEQNLQKANAAQ; the protein is encoded by the coding sequence ATGCAGGTTTGGCGAGGAAGTCACGCAGGATTGTTGAGCACACTGCTCCTTGGCGGTAGCGTGTTGGTGAGTACGATGCCAGTTTGGGCAAACCCATTTGTGCAACCTATCCAGGTAGCTCAAAATGCGAGCCAGACGGCAGAAGCAGCCGTTAATCAGGGTTTGCAATTTATTCAACAAGGTAAGTTAAATGAGGCGATCGCTGCTTTTCGCCGAGCTGGGCAACTTGACCCCAAAATGGCAGCCGCTCACTATAACTTAGGTTTGGCATTACGGCAGCAAGGACAATTACAGCCTGCCGCGAGTGCTTTTTATCAAGCAACTCAAGCCGATCCCCAATTTGCTCTGGCATATGCCAACTTAGGAGCAGCATTGCTGGAGGGAAACAATGTTGCGCAGGCGAGGGATTATCTCAAACGGGCAATCGAGTTAGACCCAAAGCTGGGACTGGCTTATTACAATCTAGGATTGGCACTGGAGCAACAGCGAGCCTATGATCAAGCTGCGATCGCCTTCAAGCGATCCTCAGAACTCAGCCCCAACGCCCCTGAACCAGCCTACCATTTGGGCTTGGTATACCTTCAGCAAGGTAAAGACTCTGAAGCATTCTCTGCTTTTCAGCAGGCAATTCGGATCAATCCCAGATATGCCGAAGCCCACTACAATCTTGGTTCGCTTCAGTTCAAGCAAGGCAAGCTTGAGGAGGCTTTGAACTCTTTTCGTAAATCGGCTGAAGCCAACTCTAATTACGCCAATGCTTATTATGCTGCTGGGCTTGTTTTTATCAAACAGGGGAAATATAAGGACGCGCAGGTTGTGCTTAGATACGCTAAAGATCTCTATGTAAAGCAAGGTAACCAGCAGTGGGCAGCCAAAGCAGAGCAAAATTTGCAAAAGGCGAATGCGGCTCAGTAA